CGGAGGCGATCGCGGCGGCCAGGTAGGAGACGGCGTTGCCGATCATCATGCCGGCGCCAGCGAAGCTTGCCGAGAAGACCGCGAAGAGCACGATCTGCACCCCGATGCGCAGCGCCACCACCGGAATGTTGATCAGCGCCGGGGTGCGGGTGTCCGGCAGGGCGTAGAAGGCGAACGTGAAGAGCTGGCTGACCGCGAACGGCACCAGGGCGAGCGCGGCGGCGAGCAGCACCACCGAGGTGGCGGTGGCGTTGTTCGCGGTGAAGGCGCCGTGTCGGAACAGGGTGAACGCGATCGGGGTGGCGAGGACGGCGTAGCAGACCGCGATCGGGGCGAGCACCGCGGTGACCGTCCGGGTGCCCCGGGACAGGTCGGCGGCCACGTCCGCGTACCGGCCGTCGGCGGCGGCCGCGCTCATCCGGGGCATCAGCGCGGTGATGATCGAGACGGCGATGATGCCGTGCGCCGTCATCAGCAGCAGGAACACGTTGTTGTAGATCAGCGGGCCGGCGGCGTTCTCCCTGCCCGCCCGGTTCAGCAGGTTGAACAGCACGATCAGGCCGATCTGGCTGACCGCGACGTAGCAGAACATCCACGCCCCGAGCCGGCCCAGCTCGCGCAGGCCGAGCGCCCGGAAGTCGAAGCGGAGCTTCCAGCGGAAGCCGACCTTGCGCAGCGCCGGCAGCAGGCCGGCGGCCTGGATCGCGACACCGAGCAGGGTGCCGCCGCCGATCAGCAGGATCCGCCCGGTCGTCATCTCGTCCGGCTTGATGATGTCCGCACCGAAGATCGCGATGTAGAGACCGGCGGTGGCGATCACCACCAGGTTGTTCAGGATCGGCGCCCACATGGGGGCGGCGAAGTGCCCCCGGGTGTTGAGCACCGCGCTGATCAGCGCGCTGAGTCCCGAGAAGAAGATCATCGGCAGCATCAGGCGTGCCAGCGCCGTGACCAGCTTCGAATATTCGCCGGCCGACTCACCGCTGCCGTAGAGCATGGTCAACCACGATGCCGACAGCACTGCCAACAACGCGGCCACGCCGAGGGCGAGGACCGCCAGGGTGAGTAGTCGCTGGGCGTACGCCTGGCCGCCGTCCGCGTCCGACTTGCGCCGTCGCACCAGCACCGGAATCAGCACGCTGGTGAGTACGCCGCCGAGCAGGAACTCGTAGACCATTCCGGGCAGGATCTGCGCGGTGGTGTACGCGTCACCGACCAGCGCGCCGCCGAGCGCCGCCGCGATCACCAGGTTGCGCAGGAAGCCCGTACCGCGGCTGACCAGGCTGCCCATGGCCATCACCGCGCTGTTGGCCGCGGCGCTGGCCTCGCCCACCTGCTCCTGGGGCGGCGCCGTCGACTCCATGGCCGGCTGGTTGAGCGGCTCGGCGGAGATGAACGTGGCGCCGTCCGACGGCCGGCCGGGCGCGGCGCCGCCCTGGGCGGCGTTCGCGCTGCGGTAGAGACCGCCGCTCATCTTGTCGCCTCCAAGGCAGAGAGGTACGTCGGAGCCGGGGCACGGCCCGCACGTCACAGACGATAGTCAACGGCCACCCGTTACCCGCGCCCGGCGGACCGCATCCCCGCCGGGACCGATAGTCTGGCGCTCCCATGTCCGAAGCCTCCGCTCCCCACGCCGCCGACCGCCGCGAACTCACCGCCGCACAGCGCAACGCCGTCGCCGAACTGCTCCGGGTCTCCCCGGTCGCCGACGAGTTGGGCCGCCGGTTCGTGCGGGCCGGCCACGAGCTGCACCTGGTGGGCGGTTCGGTACGTGACGCCCTGCTCGGCCGCCTCGGCGACGACCTCGACTTCTGCACCGACGCGCACCCCGACGAGACCCTGCGCATCGTGCGCGGCTGGGCCGAGTCGATCTGGGAGACCGGCCGGGAGTTCGGCACCATCGGGTGCCAGCGCGACGGGCTGCGGCTGGAGATCACCACCTTCCGCGCCGAGTCCTACGACCAGGTCAGCCGCAACCCCGTCGTCGAGTACGGCACCGACCTCGCCGAGGACCTGCGGCGGCGCGACTTCACCATCAACGCGATGGCGGTCAGCCTGCCCGAGCACCGGTTCACCGACCCGCACGGCGGGCTCGACGACCTGGCCGCCAAGGTGATCCGCACCCCGGGCACCCCGGCGGAGTCGTTCGGCGACGACCCGCTGCGGATGCTGCGCGCGGCCCGGTTCGCCGCCCAGCTGCGCTTCGCGGTGCATCCCGACGCGTACGCGGCGATGACCCGGATGGCCGGCGACCTGGACCGGATCACGGCCGAGCGGATCCGCGACGAGTTCACCAAGCTGCTCTGCGGCGCGGACCCGATCACCGGGCTGCGGCTGCTGGTCGACACCGGGCTCGCCGAGCGCTTCCTGCCGGAGCTGACCGGGCTCAAGCTGGAGATCGACGAGCACGCCCAGCACAAGGACGTCTACGAGCACACCCTGACCGTGGTGAGCAACGCCGTCTCGTACGAGACCGAGGGGCCGGACTTCGTCCTGCGGATGGCCGCGCTCATGCACGACGTCGGCAAGCCGGCGACGAAGGCGGTGGGCTCGGACGGCCGGGTCAGCTTCCACCACCACGAGGTGGTCGGCGCCCGGCTCACCAAGGCCCGGATGAAGGCGCTGCGCTACCCGAAGGAGATCACCTCCAAGGTCACCGCGCTGGTGGCGCTGCACCTGCGCTTCTACGGCTACGGCCGGGGCGAGTGGACCGACTCGGCGGTGCGCCGCTACGTCGCCGACGCCGGTGACCTGCTGCCGCGCCTGCACAAGCTGACCCGGTCGGACTGCACCACCCGCAACCGGCGCAAGGCGGCCCAGCTCGCCGCCGACTACGACGCGCTGGAGGAGCGGATCGCCCGGATCGCCGCCGAGGAGGACCTGGCGCGGGTCCGGCCCGACCTGGACGGCAACGCCATCATGGAGCTGCTGGGCGTACCGCCGGGACCCGTCGTCGGGCAGGCCTGGAAACACCTCAAGGAGCTGCGCCTGGAGCGCGGCCCGCTGGACCGCGACGAGGCCGAGGCGGAGCTGCTGCGCTGGGCCCGCGACGAGGGCATCGTCGAGTAGCCCCGCCAGGCGCCACGGGACCCGGCACCTACCAAGTCGACCTCCACCAGCTGGTCCGACGCGGGCCTCGCCCGACGAGACGAGAAGGGCGCCGCCCCCGGCCGGGGACGGCGCCCTGTCGCACTCAGCGGATACGACCGCCGCCGGGTCGCGTCAGCGGGTCTCGACCGCCGTGCCGTCGACCGGCGGCTTGCCGTTGCCGGGGGTCGCCGCCGCCGAGCCGAGCTTCGCCAGCAGGCCGGCGAGGTCGATGCCGGTCAGGTCGCTGCCGAGCTGGAGCCCCTGGGCCACGTTGCCCGCCACCGACTTGGTCAGCGACGAGGCGCCGTCGGTGGAGATGACCGTCATCTTGTCGATCGCGCCGATCGGGGCGCTGGCCGCCTCGACCACCTGCGGCAGCACCTTGACCAGCAGGTCCAGCACGGCGGCCTCGCCGTACGCCGCGAAGGCCTCGGCCTTGCGGGCCATCGCGTCGGCCTCGGCCTGCCCCTTGGCCAGGATGGCCGCGGCCTCGGCCGCACCCTCCCGCTCGACCGCCTCGGCGATGGCGGAGCGGCGGCGCTGCTCGGCCTCACCCTCCTTGGCGCCCTCGATCGCGTTGGCCTCGGCCAGCGCGGCCCGGCGGGCCCGCTCGCCCTCACCGGTGAGCCGGGCCTGCTCGGCGGCGGCCTGGGCGGCGGCGATGACGGCCTGGCGCTGCGCGTCGGCGTTCAGCACGGCCGCGTTGCGGGACGCCTCGGCCTCCTGCTCCACCTTGTACCGGGCCGCGTCGGCCGGCTTGCGCACCTCGGTGTCGAGCTGACGCTGCTTGAGCTCGGCGTTGCGCTCGGCGACCTTCTGCTGCTCGGAGAGGATCGCCTGGTCCCGCTCGGCCTGGGCCAGCGGCCCGGCGGCGGCGGACTTCGCCTTGGCCGCGTCGATCTCCGCCTGGATGGCGGCCTGCTTCAGCGACAGGTTCCGGTTGGCCTCGGCGATGGCCTCCTCGGCGAGCAGCCGCTCCTGCTCGGCCTGCTGCCGGGCCCGCGCCTCGGCGATGGCCGCGTCCTTGAGCACCCGGGCCGCCTCCGGCCGGCCCAGGTCCTGGAGGTAGGAACCCTCGGCCAGGATGTCCTGGAGCTGGAAGGTGTCCAGCACCAGGCCCTGGTTGGTCATCGAGTGCTCGGCCTCCTCGGCGACCGCGCTGGCGAACGCCGCCCGGTCCCGGATGACCTCCTCGACGGTGAGCCGGCCGACGATCGAGCGCAGCGCGCCGGCCAGCACCTCCCGGGTGAAGTCCTCGATCTCGTCCTGCTGGTGCAGGAAGCGCTGCGCGGCGGCGCGGATGGCGTCCTCGGTGCCGCCGACCTTGACGATCGCGACGCCGTGCAGGTCGGCGCGGATGCCCTGCTTGCTGACCGCGCCCTTGATGCCGACGTCGATCCGCCGGCTGGACAGGTCGAGCGACTGGAGCTTCTGCACCACGGGCAGGACGAACACGGACGCGCCGAGCACGACCTTCTGCCCGGAGTTGTCGGTCGACCGGCCGCCGTCGGCGGTCTGCGTGGTGCGGCCCTTGCGGCCGGTGACGATGAAGGCCTCGTTCGGCCCGGCGACCTTGATGCGGGAGAGCACGAAGAGCACGAGCACGAGGACGAGGAGGACCGCGCCGCCGATGGCGATGAGAAGGGGCATGTGACCGTCCTGTTTCTTTACGAGGGGTTCAGTAGGTCTCGACGTGCACGCTGGTCTCGCTGAGCGCCTCGACCACGAAGATCTGGGCGCCGACCGGGATCGGTCGGTCGGCGCGGGCGTTGAGCTTGACCGGCTGGCCCGCCACCCGGACCCGGACCTCGCCGTAGCCGTCGGCGGGCACCGGGGTGACCACCAGGCCGAGCGCGCCGACCAGGTGGTGGCGGGTGGGGGTGGGATCGGTGCGCATGTCGCGGGCCGCCCGGCTCAGCCGGGACGCGGCCCAGGCGGTGGGCACGGCCGCGACGACGCCGCCGGCCAGGGCCACCGCGATCATGCCGGGGGTACGCCCACCGATCAGCTCGTTGACGATCGCGGCGCCGAAGCCGAGCGCTCCGGTGAACCCGGCGACCGCCTCCACCGACACCGGACCGTCGAATTCCGGATTGCCGAGATGGAGCAGCTCGCCGCCGAGCAGGGCGAGCGCCAGAACCGCGACGCCCGCGCCGCCGATGATGAGGAAGATCAGCGTCCCCGTGGCCACGGCCTGCACGGTATCGGTGCCCCGCAACGTCGGCCGGGGCGTCGGCTCGGCCGACGTTGCGATCCGGGCCGCTCAGCGGGGCGCGACCGCCAAGGTCAGGTTGACCTCCAGCGTCGCGGGGAGGGCCTGCCGTGCCAGTTCCCGTCCGTCGAGGTCGACCAGCGCCATCTCGGCCGTCCAGCCGACGCGGTGCAGCAGCCGGTCGTCGGCCACCCACGCGGCGTCCTGGGCGGGAGCCGGGCCGATCACCCGTCCGGTCGCCACCTCCGCCACCTCCGGGCCGTCCTGGCCCTTGATCACCACGAGCCGGCCGTCCGGCGACCACGACCAGGGGCCGGCGGGGTCGCCGGGGACGGGCACGAACCGGGTCGGCCGGCCGTCGGTGGCGGAGAAGAACTGCACGCCCCGCCGCGCGTGCGGCCGGGACTCCGAGCGGGGGGTGTCCGGGTCGGTCTGCTGGAGCGCGACCTCCCGGCCGTCCCGGGCCCAGGTGAAGAAGCACTGGTCGGTGCAGAAGTACCGGTCCGTGTCCACCGGGAAGGTGCGGTAGGCGCCGGTGGCCGCGTCGAGCACGCCGAGGGAGAACCGGGCGCTCTCCTTGTCGAGCAGGGTCAGTGCGAGCCGCCGCCCGTCGGGCGACCAGTGCGGGGTCATGATGTGGCTGCCGGTGCGGACCCACCGGACCGTCCCGTCGCCCAGGTCGAGCAGGCCGATCTGGCCGGCGCGTTCGTAGTCGACGACGGCGGCGGTCCCGCCCCGGGGCGCGGCCCAGGTCTCCTCGTACCGGCGGTCGGTGGCGACGTACCGGCCGCGTTCGCGGTCCAGGGCGTACCCACGCTCGGCGGGGGTGCCGGTGGAGGTGGCGCCGGTGAGCACCCAGCCGCCGGGCAGCGTCACGACCGCGCGCGTCCAGTCGCCGGCCGGCGCGGGGACGACGGGCATCGTGCGCGGGGCGGCCGACACCGTCGCCGCCAAGGTGACGACCGGCGCCCCGGCGGCGGTGCCCTGGGTCGCTCCGGGGCGCAGCCAGACGTACGGCCCGACGAGGGCGACCAGTGCCGCGACGGCGACGCCGGCCGCGGCCGTGCGGCGACGGCGACGCAGCCGTCGGCCCCGGCGCAGGGCCCGGTCGGCGAGGTCGGGCACCGCCCGGGCCTCGGTCGCGATCTCCCGTACGGCGGAACGCAGGACGTCCTCCCCGGAGCCGTTCATGGGACCTCCTCCGTGACGCTGTCGTCGAGGGCGGGCACCAGTTGTCGCAGTCTGGCCAGCGCCTTCGAGGTCTGGCTGGCGACCGTGCCGGCCCGGCAGCCGAGCAGCGCGGCGGTCTGCTCGACGCTGAGGTCCTCCAGGTAGCGCAGGGTCAGCACGGCGCGCTGCCGGGGTGGCAGCGACAGCAGCGCGTCGCGCAGCAGCATCCGCAGGTCGGCGTCCTGCCCGCTGTCCCGGCTTCCGACCCGCTCAGGCAGCACCGCGACCGGCACCTCCGGCCGCCGGGACCGGCGCCGCCATCCGGAGACCTGGTCGTGGTAGAGGATCCGTCGCACGTACGGCTCGGCGTCGCCGCGGATCCGGGGCCACCGGGCGTACGCCTTGGCCAGCGCGTTCTGCAGCAGGTCCTCGGCGCCGTGCTGGTCGCCGGCCAGGGCGTACGCGATGCGCAGCAGGACGTTGCCCCGTTCGTTGACGAACGCGGTGAACTCCCCGTCGGTCCCTTCGGTCACCGCCCACCTCCGGTAGCTCTGACGCCCACCGGCGTCCGAACTTTGCCCTCGCCAGCAATCTAGCTGTTGACAAGATTCGGGCGGAGCGCCAATCTTGACACCGACAAGAAGGAGGTGCCCCGTGTCCTCGGCAACCCTGACCACCGCCGGCATCCTGCTGATCACCGTCGTCACGATCGCGTACGGCGGGCTGACCCTGCTCATGCACCTCACCCGGCGCAAGGCCGGCTACCTGGACAATCCGGTGCGCCGGGGGCTCTGGACGGCCGGGCACGCGCACGCCGGGGTGCTGGTCCTCTTCGCGCTGGCCGTGCTGCCCTACGTGGACCGGGCCGACGCGTCCGACGGCACGCGCACGCTCATCCGCGCCCTGCTCGTGGCCGCGCCCGTCCTGATGCCGCTCGGCTTCTTCCTCTCGGTGGCCCGGCCGCGGGACACGAAGCCGAACAAGCTGATCTGGCTGACCGTGGCCGGCGGTGCCAGCCTCAGCGCCGGTGCTCTGCTGCTCGGCTTCACTCTGCTCTGACCGGCCGGACGTCTCCCGTCGGCAGCCCGGATGCACGGTGGCCCGCCCGGCGGCTCGGGCGGGAGGCCCTGTCGGGGCACCGGGGGACAATGGGGGATGCGCTGGACCGTGCTCGACTCCCCGATCGGCGAGTTCTCCGTCGCCACCGACGGGACCCATGTGCGCCGGGCCCACTTCGGCCGGGTCGACGGAGCCACCGATGAACCGGGCGACGAGGCGGCCCGACAGGCGCTGGCGGAGCTGCGGGCGTACTTCGCGGGCGAGCTGACCGGCTTCGCGGTGCCGCTGGCGGCGCCGGGCGGGTCCGACTTCGAACGCGGCGTCTGGCGGGAGATGACGTGCATCCCGTACGGGGAGACGCTCACCTACGGCGAGGTGGCCCGCCGGCTCGGCGACCCGGGTGCCGCCCGCGCGGTCGGAGTGGCCTGCAACCGCAATCCGATCCCGGTGCTCGTGCCGTGCCACCGGATTGTCGGCGCCGGCGGCAAGCTGGTCGGTTTCGGCGGCGGCCTCGACCGCAAGGTGAAGCTGCTGGAGTTGGAGGCCGGGGTCGCCCTGCGACGCGCCTGGTCCTGAGGCGGCGCGACGCGGTCCTGCCCGCACCCCGCCCGGGTCAGCCCGGGGCGGATCTCTTCGGATTCCGCGCGGTCGGCCCGGGGCGGGTCCCTGCGCACCCCGGCCGGGATCGACGGGAGGCGGACTTTTCCCGCACCCCCGCCGGGTCAGCCCGGGGCGGGCAGGCAGCCGCCGTCGGCGATGCGCGCGCCGATCTCCACCGTGACGTCGCCCGCCCGGATGCTGCCGAAGACACATGCCCGGCCGGTCCAGCCCGCGAAGACCA
The nucleotide sequence above comes from Micromonospora sp. M71_S20. Encoded proteins:
- the murJ gene encoding murein biosynthesis integral membrane protein MurJ, whose protein sequence is MSGGLYRSANAAQGGAAPGRPSDGATFISAEPLNQPAMESTAPPQEQVGEASAAANSAVMAMGSLVSRGTGFLRNLVIAAALGGALVGDAYTTAQILPGMVYEFLLGGVLTSVLIPVLVRRRKSDADGGQAYAQRLLTLAVLALGVAALLAVLSASWLTMLYGSGESAGEYSKLVTALARLMLPMIFFSGLSALISAVLNTRGHFAAPMWAPILNNLVVIATAGLYIAIFGADIIKPDEMTTGRILLIGGGTLLGVAIQAAGLLPALRKVGFRWKLRFDFRALGLRELGRLGAWMFCYVAVSQIGLIVLFNLLNRAGRENAAGPLIYNNVFLLLMTAHGIIAVSIITALMPRMSAAAADGRYADVAADLSRGTRTVTAVLAPIAVCYAVLATPIAFTLFRHGAFTANNATATSVVLLAAALALVPFAVSQLFTFAFYALPDTRTPALINIPVVALRIGVQIVLFAVFSASFAGAGMMIGNAVSYLAAAIASAWLLRPRVGRIGLGEIMRTSARVAVAALGAAVVGLIVVKLLPGDATPSRLEAVVQLVVGGAVIGGTYLGLAMVLRIGEITEVVGMVRRRLGR
- a CDS encoding CCA tRNA nucleotidyltransferase, which codes for MSEASAPHAADRRELTAAQRNAVAELLRVSPVADELGRRFVRAGHELHLVGGSVRDALLGRLGDDLDFCTDAHPDETLRIVRGWAESIWETGREFGTIGCQRDGLRLEITTFRAESYDQVSRNPVVEYGTDLAEDLRRRDFTINAMAVSLPEHRFTDPHGGLDDLAAKVIRTPGTPAESFGDDPLRMLRAARFAAQLRFAVHPDAYAAMTRMAGDLDRITAERIRDEFTKLLCGADPITGLRLLVDTGLAERFLPELTGLKLEIDEHAQHKDVYEHTLTVVSNAVSYETEGPDFVLRMAALMHDVGKPATKAVGSDGRVSFHHHEVVGARLTKARMKALRYPKEITSKVTALVALHLRFYGYGRGEWTDSAVRRYVADAGDLLPRLHKLTRSDCTTRNRRKAAQLAADYDALEERIARIAAEEDLARVRPDLDGNAIMELLGVPPGPVVGQAWKHLKELRLERGPLDRDEAEAELLRWARDEGIVE
- a CDS encoding flotillin family protein — encoded protein: MPLLIAIGGAVLLVLVLVLFVLSRIKVAGPNEAFIVTGRKGRTTQTADGGRSTDNSGQKVVLGASVFVLPVVQKLQSLDLSSRRIDVGIKGAVSKQGIRADLHGVAIVKVGGTEDAIRAAAQRFLHQQDEIEDFTREVLAGALRSIVGRLTVEEVIRDRAAFASAVAEEAEHSMTNQGLVLDTFQLQDILAEGSYLQDLGRPEAARVLKDAAIAEARARQQAEQERLLAEEAIAEANRNLSLKQAAIQAEIDAAKAKSAAAGPLAQAERDQAILSEQQKVAERNAELKQRQLDTEVRKPADAARYKVEQEAEASRNAAVLNADAQRQAVIAAAQAAAEQARLTGEGERARRAALAEANAIEGAKEGEAEQRRRSAIAEAVEREGAAEAAAILAKGQAEADAMARKAEAFAAYGEAAVLDLLVKVLPQVVEAASAPIGAIDKMTVISTDGASSLTKSVAGNVAQGLQLGSDLTGIDLAGLLAKLGSAAATPGNGKPPVDGTAVETR
- a CDS encoding PD40 domain-containing protein, whose translation is MNGSGEDVLRSAVREIATEARAVPDLADRALRRGRRLRRRRRTAAAGVAVAALVALVGPYVWLRPGATQGTAAGAPVVTLAATVSAAPRTMPVVPAPAGDWTRAVVTLPGGWVLTGATSTGTPAERGYALDRERGRYVATDRRYEETWAAPRGGTAAVVDYERAGQIGLLDLGDGTVRWVRTGSHIMTPHWSPDGRRLALTLLDKESARFSLGVLDAATGAYRTFPVDTDRYFCTDQCFFTWARDGREVALQQTDPDTPRSESRPHARRGVQFFSATDGRPTRFVPVPGDPAGPWSWSPDGRLVVIKGQDGPEVAEVATGRVIGPAPAQDAAWVADDRLLHRVGWTAEMALVDLDGRELARQALPATLEVNLTLAVAPR
- a CDS encoding SigE family RNA polymerase sigma factor → MTEGTDGEFTAFVNERGNVLLRIAYALAGDQHGAEDLLQNALAKAYARWPRIRGDAEPYVRRILYHDQVSGWRRRSRRPEVPVAVLPERVGSRDSGQDADLRMLLRDALLSLPPRQRAVLTLRYLEDLSVEQTAALLGCRAGTVASQTSKALARLRQLVPALDDSVTEEVP
- a CDS encoding methylated-DNA--[protein]-cysteine S-methyltransferase, whose protein sequence is MRWTVLDSPIGEFSVATDGTHVRRAHFGRVDGATDEPGDEAARQALAELRAYFAGELTGFAVPLAAPGGSDFERGVWREMTCIPYGETLTYGEVARRLGDPGAARAVGVACNRNPIPVLVPCHRIVGAGGKLVGFGGGLDRKVKLLELEAGVALRRAWS